Proteins from a genomic interval of Centroberyx gerrardi isolate f3 chromosome 23, fCenGer3.hap1.cur.20231027, whole genome shotgun sequence:
- the LOC139910472 gene encoding LOW QUALITY PROTEIN: tetratricopeptide repeat protein 39B-like (The sequence of the model RefSeq protein was modified relative to this genomic sequence to represent the inferred CDS: deleted 2 bases in 1 codon), producing MYHALGYSSILVMQATMTFEHRDIQTAMATIKDALHTCQRFRKRNSMVGSLSSLVSKQSNLQEEEMHAEICYAECLLQKATLTFVQDENMISFIKGGIKIRTSYQIYNDCVVVVVVVVVVVVVVLEGTGEGNLVEAEALLEPYQQKYPNGSIILFYSARIATLRGNFEKAQSRYEECICSQQEWKQIHHLCYWELMWSHTYQQDWQQAYRYADLLCKESRWSKAIYVYQKAAILSMMSEEEVKKTGENIVELFRQVEGLKQRLAGKSIPTEKFAVRKSRRYNAANPVRLVIPALEMMYVWNGFTIVGKRADNTESLLVTIETAEEQLRNEPNPSEFHPDDSCLVQMLKGLCLKHLGRLLQAELCFTQVLSSERRIRYDHYLIPFTLYELGLLYKQQGDFTKATRFIENAKMNYKDYSMESRLHFRIHAALNSLKGSPVSTP from the exons ATGTACCATGCGTTGGGTTACAGCAGCATCCTGGTGATGCAGGCCACCATGACCTTCGAGCACAGAGACATCCAGACCGCCATGGCAACCATCAAGGACGCCTTACACACCTgtcagag gtTCAGGAAGAGGAACTCCATGGTCGGATCTCTGTCCAGTCTGGTCAGCAAGCAGTCCAACCTCCaagaag aGGAGATGCATGCAGAGATCTGCTACGCTGAGTGTCTGCTGCAGAAAGCCACTCTGACGTTCGTACAG gATGAGAATATGATCAGTTTTATCAAAGGAGGCATCAAGATTCGGACCAGCTACCAGATCTACA atgactgtgttgttgttgttgttgttgttgttgttgttgttgttgttgtgttggag GGAACTGGAGAGGGGAACCTGGTGGAGGCGGAGGCTCTGCTGGAGCCGTACCAACAAAAATACCCCAAC ggTTCCATCATTCTCTTCTACTCCGCTCGCATCGCCACACTGCGAGGAAACTTTGAGAag gcccAGTCCAGGTATGAGGAGTGCATCTGCAGCCAGCAGGAGTGGAAGCAGATCCACCACCTGTGTTACTGGGAGCTGATGTGGAGTCACACCTACCAGCAGGACTGGCAGCAGGCGTATCGCTACGCCGACCTGCTGTGCAAGGAGAGCCGCTGGTccaag gctatCTATGTGTACCAGAAGGCAGCCATCCTCAGTATGAtgtcagaggaggaggtgaagaagacgGGGGAGAACATCGTTGAGCTCTTCAG gcaggtggaggggctgAAGCAGCGCCTGGCGGGGAAGTCCATCCCCACAGAGAAGTTTGCAGTGAGGAAGTCCAGACGCTACAACGCTGCTAACCCTGTCCGGCTGGTCATACCTGCACTG gAAATGATGTATGTGTGGAACGGTTTCACCATCGTGGGGAAGAGAGCTGACAACACAGAGTCTCTGCTGGTTACCATAGAGACGGCAGAGGAGCAGCTCCGCAACGAGCCCA acccgTCAGAGTTCCATCCAGATGACAGCTGTCTGGTCCAGATGTTGAAGGGTCTCTGTCTGAAACACCTGGGCAGGTTACTGCAGGCCGAGCTCTGCTTCACACAGGTTCTgtccag TGAGCGTCGGATCAGATATGACCACTACTTGATTCCCTTCACCCTGTATGAGTTGGGTCTGCTGTATAAACAACAGGGAGACTTCACCAAGGCCACCAGATTCATCGAGAACGCCAA GATGAACTACAAGGACTACTCCATGGAATCCAGACTGCACTTCAGGATCCACGCGGCCCTCAACAGCCTCAAAGGATCGCCTGTCAGCACCCCATAA